The following is a genomic window from Candidatus Methanoperedens sp..
TCCGTCCTGCATGGCTCAACATGAATCAAAATAGAAAGGTTAGGAATTTTTTCCTTAATATCCTTTTCAAGATGATCGCAGAAATCATGTGCATCAATAACATGCTGGTTTTTAGGTACGACAAGATGCAGATCCACGAATCTTTCAGCACCCGACATTCGCGAGCGCAGGTCATGGTATTCCGCATACCGGGAATAATGCTCGTGGATTATTGATTTAATGATATCCTCCTCATTATCTGAAAGTTTAACATCCATGATCCCTGATACTGAGCGTTTTGTCAGGTCATAAGATGCTTTGAGAATAATGAGAGCCACAATTATGGCAAGTAATGGGTCAAAAATAGGGTTCTTTGTGATTTGAATTAGAACAAGACCTATGAAAACACCAATTGAAGTATAAACATCCGTAGTAAGATGATATGCATCTGCCTCAAGGGCAATTGATTCGGCTTTCTTGGCAACTTTCATGATCCTTGCTGAAACATAAAAATTCACAATTGCCGAGATACCCATGATCAAAATACCGATTCCGACCAGATCCGGATCAATTCCAATTTTTTCATTACCTATACCCATGATACCAAGGATTTTTCCACTTGATTCATAAAGTATGATGATTGCTGCTATGAAAATCAGAATCGCTTCTACCGTCCCGGATACATTTTCGAACTTGCCATGCCCGAACTT
Proteins encoded in this region:
- a CDS encoding cation transporter, whose product is MPDNNKYFAAHEQIRSVARLSIYSNSLLLIMKLAVGIFIGSISILSEALHSGIDLLAAVIANYSVKKAGQPADDEHKFGHGKFENVSGTVEAILIFIAAIIILYESSGKILGIMGIGNEKIGIDPDLVGIGILIMGISAIVNFYVSARIMKVAKKAESIALEADAYHLTTDVYTSIGVFIGLVLIQITKNPIFDPLLAIIVALIILKASYDLTKRSVSGIMDVKLSDNEEDIIKSIIHEHYSRYAEYHDLRSRMSGAERFVDLHLVVPKNQHVIDAHDFCDHLEKDIKEKIPNLSILIHVEPCRTDCEICQKLDVCTKPDIVR